GCCAGGGAAGTATTACTTCCTGATGAATACGCTTTGGAACAGTTTTTGGACAACATGAAGAATGATCAATAAAATGAAAGGGAGATTTTTTCTCATCTTGTTAATCGCCGGATTTACAACAATTGCATTTGCACAAAATGACAAAGATGCAAAGGCTAAGGGCATCTTAAGCGAAGTAAGTAAAAAGTATAAAACCTATACTGCTGTTAAAACAGGTTTTTCTCTAACTATCTTTGACCCGCAAACCAAAACAAACCATGTTGAAAATGGAACTTTGTATGTTAAGGCCAATACCAATAAATACAAAATGGTGATGAAGGATCGAGAATTGATTAGCGATGGAAAAAATCAGTGGTCTTATAATAAAGAAGATAAGGAAGTTCAGCTAACAACTGTAGATAAAAGCAGCGATGCCATTAATCCTGCACAGCTGTTTACCATTTATGAAAAAGGGTATAAATATCTTTTTACTGGCGAGAGTAAAATAGCGGGAAAAGTTTACCAAAACATAGACTTGTCGCCAACGGATGCTAAGGCAACCTATTTCAAGATTAAACTCAGTATTGATAAAGCTGCAAAGCAAATCAGTAGTATTACTGTACTTGAAAAAACAGGTAGTAAGGTTACTTATGCAATAAAA
The nucleotide sequence above comes from Pedobacter sp. MC2016-14. Encoded proteins:
- a CDS encoding outer membrane lipoprotein carrier protein LolA; amino-acid sequence: MKGRFFLILLIAGFTTIAFAQNDKDAKAKGILSEVSKKYKTYTAVKTGFSLTIFDPQTKTNHVENGTLYVKANTNKYKMVMKDRELISDGKNQWSYNKEDKEVQLTTVDKSSDAINPAQLFTIYEKGYKYLFTGESKIAGKVYQNIDLSPTDAKATYFKIKLSIDKAAKQISSITVLEKTGSKVTYAIKSFTANGAIPESYFTFDTKKNPGVEVVDLR